The sequence atatatttaatattaaaaatagtaatatagagagagagtgcAGTTTGtgtggttttcttattataaaaccgcAAACCGCAATGCAATATGCAGTGTGGTACGACTTATGtggtttggtgaacacccctaaCTATATGGGTATATGGGTTGTGTTAATAGGCACCTTGTGGTGCCCGTTAacaatcattttgaaaaaaattttctttagtttacctcatttttttagttttataagtattgattggtgtcttttttgacttttttctgacatttcttttttgtcttttttgcaCCTTAACAAACATCGATCGATACTTGTTAACATTTACCATACTGTAtattaataaagtaaaaaaaaaaagaatagagaatcattattttttttgtaattaagcATTCATTGTAAAGGACACATGTCTCAATGCTGCAAATAAATGAGATGCCATTCAGTTgtatcatataaataaataataacttcctttaaaaaatatatatatcaatgaataataataatagactTTAAGTAGTTCTCTTgcatatttttgctaaaaatatgctaaaatatatttgtactttgaaaagtgagaaaaagtatttaaaaaaaattaaagttttaaaaaattgtacgtaaaaaataaaaaactaaaagttggCTTATAATCTTGTCCCAAATTCACATTTATTGGTGTTAAAATCTTGAGTGATGTAGAATAGTATTTAAAACCTTATTAGGAGTTTATTTgagatttgtttatttttctgaaattgaaaatattttgttgaaagtatggtagataaatgtaaaattagttgaaatagtacagtgagactcataaataatatcaaaaagtgtagtgagacttatgaatagtaacaaaaataagctgaatagtaaaataagttgacttaatttggagccaaacaTACACTAGCACTCCATTTGTTTcgatggaaaaccttgtgtaaagatagtatTCCAtgttttccagtgtttggtagcataaaaaaagataagtcAAATGAAAACtctctttggtcaacataaaaagtacggcttatttttaaagattgttttccactaattttttttggaaaacaactttatctcacagcaaactaaataaaggaagttaggaggttgtttttcaactcatttaaagttactaccaaatattgaaaaataagatagttttataaaaaataatttttaaaaaatgactcattttctagaaaacatcattgttgaaacaaattAAGTTTAGGTATACTGTGGCATTAGGGTTacaaaagttttgaaattcaaaaattaaatctttgagaatttaaaatttatgttgagtgccttgtagctcaattaaTACCTCTTTGTGTTtctaaaaagtttaaattcACCCTCCCCATTACTATAACcattaaataaatgaataaaaaacaatttaaaatttactaTTGCTTGTTAAATTGAGAAGATATCTTATGCATCTAGCATATGCAATAACACTGTGAGAGGGATAATACCTATACTGGATGCATAATATAATGATTGCGAGAGGAGTGTTGAGGATAAAATCAAAACCAGAGAATAATCTTCTGGTTCTAGTGTTCTAATGTTGAAGATTGACAGAGTCAAAACGCAACATTATCCAAATTTGCAACTGAACACTAGAAACAAATATAACAATTCCATTTTTGCCTTTTCAATTTATTCATAATGATCTCCAAATATTtggacaaaaaattaaaaagataaataacAAGAAACACAATGTAATGACCAATGAGCTAGTTTGCTTGCAATTCCTGAAGAATATATACAGGGCAATACAGTATAAAGAGGCTGATTACCTAGCCTGCAACAAACTGGcataaaaaattacaaggaAATCAAGGCAAGAACAAGCAGCCTAAGTTCAGCACAGTGGAGATTAGCTACCACAATACCGATGGAATTTAAAGCTTCCAGTATATGCCCAGTAGATGCAAAATTCCTGATATGATACCCCAGAATAGAATCTCTGCAAAGATGACATAGAGTAGAATGCCTACTCTCTTGGAATGCCAAACCCCAACAAAAATGTGCTTCTGAATCCAATATACCTGTCACAGTTTAACAGCAAAATATTAACAACACTAAGAAAGTAAAAGATTACTAAAGAAGAAATGACGAGGAGTAAGACGATGATTAAAGTTCAGTAgagggtttttttattattatttttttataggaattatttatttatttattttttaattgtatagGTTGATTGCTCAGATTTGCCAAAGCAAGGTGCAGACCTCATAGACAATAATCCAGGTTTCTATAAGCAAGAACAATAAGATACATTAGGTCGAATCCACCaatatgaggattaaatgaTTGTGCAGGGAAGTGAGATATCAGTTGATGGCAttgaatattaaaaagaaaaggaagaaacaaAGACATGAATGCGAGAAAGGGAAATGAAAAGTCTCCTCAGTGGAGTTTTCGCAACTTTTGAATAGAGCTTACATGTTTCAAAGCTTGACAAGTTGTGCATATCTGACAGGAAAAAATATATGCAGTTCTGGAAAATGAACAGGAAAAACTGCAACCTAATGAGAAAAAACTGCTAACACATTCTTTACGCACAAAAAATTCAGTGAAATCTAGAAACATGCTGCAAATTTGAGCTGAGTCCAGCATAGAAAAAATCATAAAGATTCTCATGCTAAAGAACTAACTATGATACTGTAAAGTTTGAACAGCTCATTGATATCCATAGATTAGTGAGAACAGCAATGTTTCCCTTTGGTTTGGAATAAGGGACCTAATATCATTTTCAGCGGATCTTATTTGAACATAGTAAGGGGCAATACAGGACTTGTTGAGGTAAAACCATAAAAGCATGATAAGATGATATACCAATGTATTGTGGGGGTCATCATAATACCACCCATTAATGAATCCTGCAAAGATGCCTTCAGCCGCCATAACGTAGACGAGCATAGCATTCATGCCAATCCATTCCAATGGTAAAAACAGGTACCTCAAACCCAAAATATCAACCTGGTATGTAACACAGTATAGGATTATATTAAACTTGAAGTACACTTACTGAACCTTACATTCCCAACAAATAGATACTCAACTGACAGCAGCTCAACCAAGCCTTAATTTCAACAACATTGGTTTAATACCTCAAATGATAAATAATGACCCTATtggtatggaaaaaaaattaaatttcatggGGGGAAAAAAAGCATACCATAACGTATAAAGCTGAAAAGACCAATGCTGCGGCTCCAGATGTTACACAAACATAGCTAAATGTGTACAACTGTTTATTCAAAGGAATTGCTGCATTGGGGAAAAGCATTAGAAAGCAAGGAGATAACTGATAATTTGCATATATTGAACATTCAGTTCATACCATGAGTGAAATGAAGGATAATTCCTGAAATGAGGAGAGCAAAACCCATCAGAACCCAATGCTTCAGTCTAGCTGGATGACCCTGTaataattgacaaaattaagtGAAGAGAGATCATATTACATATAATTTAGGCATAAATCACAAGAATTCATAGACCCCACCTTAAAATGCACAAGAACATGTCCGAAATGCACTCCAATGATGGTGGAGAGAATAGCAGATATTGAGCTGCAATTAGATAAACATCCATAAATAAAAAGGTTCAAAATAAGTTCTCAAGATTTACAAATACTACATTGATAGTGGGGCACATTCATCATAATTTTCCCATCATAGCCACAGGATTGGAGCATTCATGAGGTTCATGCTTAAAAATAAGAACCTGCAGGtgtaaaaataacaataaattgCTCCAATCAAACGACTGAGAGGGAAAGCCGGCCTCTTAGAGTCAGGGCAGCCTTCTTAAAAATAGGTTGctgtcttctccaacttatTTTATATTGAAGAAGTAGTTGTTAGTATTGCCATTCACATGCTATACTTCTGGAATAACTGAAAATCAATTAGACAGACCAAAGTGAGAGTTATGCTGGGCTAATGGAGTGAATGTGCCTGAAAATTCCTTAGGTGATATCCATTGATTTTTAATAATCCCAAAGGCAAAGCCTTATGATTTCCATTGTTTAGTTCAACAAGAGCTAGAACTGGTTAAACTCTGATTAGATCTAGACAAGAGGCATTTGGTTTACTGATTCATTTTAAATGACATATTGGAGTTATGATGTTAACAGACCTCAAAATTCCTTCAGGTTCAAAAGGGGCATAGCACCATGAAGGAGCACCATTTCGGAAAGGCCCCTCATATGGGGAATTCTCAGTGCAAGCCTGAATCACTTCAAAATtagaattattaaaattttaaaatgacaGTGTCTATAAGCTAGTGAACTCAAATTCATACAATGAtatgaggtaaaaaaaaaaaaacagatacaaACCTTAGCTCTCTTCCATGCTGGATGTGGATACATGTGATTTAGTCCTAGCACTTTTCTGTCAACATATCCTACTGCATTACAAGGAGGGTCCAGTTTTCCTCTCATGCCACAGGCAACCTTAAATGAACAGAATATACATGTCAATAGAAACCCTGGTAGCTATTCCATTTCATAAAGTGGAATCATTAATGGAATAAGTGCATCACTGAAAAAGACATGCACCCTTCACCAAAACTGATGCTAATTGTGACAAGACCTTATGCCTTTTCCAAATTTAGTGATGCTGAGTTATGCAGATTAaggaattcaaattttcaatttctacaTGTCCAAATGCTCTCAAGGTAATTATTTCATGCCAAAGACTATTATCAGCCAGTAGCTGAACAAAAAACTATTAGGTCTATCATGACATCTCCAACTATGCACCAAAGATAATTGCAATATATCTACATAGaagttcttaattttttttttgaaaaaaaaagggaacctgGGACTTACTGTTAACTGGACAGTACCATTGTTACTTTGGACAGTGAAGTGCCAATCAGGAACATATGTCCCATAAATTGCAGACAAGTAAATAACAAGAACAGATGCTCCCATCAGCCTGAAAATTTATAAGAGACAAAGTGTTTTACAAGCATAGTAAAGTTTCATCACATGTATAAGATCAAGCACAGTTTCACAAACTTACCAATGCCAAAAGTACAACTTGAATACAGAGAACCAGTTGGATGCAAGATCATTAGCTTGTGCACCTCTTGAAAAGATTTCCACCAGTGCAACCACCAAATATGCAAGAGCAATTCTCTAGAAACAATGAAAGAATTACTGCATGGATTCATTCCCCATACAACTAAGGTTTGTGGCTAATATCAATATTACCTGCAGAATGCCGCACCACCTTATCTTTTTCATGTCAACACCATATGTTAGTTTGTCAGGAGCATGAGAATAACCTCCTTCATAACATAATGAAGCCAAGTTAACATCAAAGAAGGTCCAGAGcctaatttttgttctttcttaatttctttttccaGGAATGCACTACAGATAATGTGTCAAGTTTTCAGCATAAAAGAAGATATTTTGATAAAAGTATTGCCCATTTTATCTTAAGTACTATCTTTTCCTGTGTCTATTAAAAATTACATTGTGGTTTGCTAGATGAATGAGGGTTGGTGTACACATGTACACTTAGCAAGCTATGACATCAGCTCTGGGAGTGCTTTGTGTATGTCCAATGAATCATGCAATGACTAGGTTAAAGATCTGAAATTTGAGAACATAGCATGTTTTGTGCAGCTTGGTTTACTTTTCTGGAAACATTCTCTCAGAAAATGGTGATGCTtgtatattataataatttacttTGATGAATAAGTTTTAACTAAATTGAAATTGGAAAGAACAGTAAGAAGTTGCAGATAAACCTTTCCTTCAAATCAGTCatcattatttattatatactcTCTCCAAATTTGACAGTAATactatatgaaaaaaaaaaaaaaaaaaggtgaggaTAAGTTGAGTAGTTATATAAAAATGagaccaagaaaaaaaacactgaCCTTGCAGTAGGAGACCCCAAAAGAGAAGCTTCAAAGTCCTAAGAAGCACCTTTTTTATGGCCAAAAGCCGGTTTGGTATTCTCTGGACAAAATAAGATACAAGAATGAATGCATGCCAATAACTAATTCATGTAACCTTCTTCTTAAGTTGGATGGAAACAGTATACAAACCAACCTTGAGAGAAAGTGCAATGGCCATTCCAACAATGAACAAAAAGAATGGCATCACAAAATCAGCAAGATTGCAACCATTCCATGGTGCGTGCCCAATCATAGGCCATTCTCCTCCAGCATCATCGACCAAAATCATCAACTACAATGCACATGACATGCAAGcttaagaaaaaatagaaattacaaTTCAATGTATACTATTTTAACCAATCCTTTATTAGACTTCATGAACAGtccaaaaaaatatacaatatgttattgattaaatcattaaaataagattttacatttaacaattaaaacTCAATAAGTACAAAATCTATTATTGAAAAATTGTGCCTCTTAGCATTTGGTAAACTACAGTTCTGCTTTGAAACTTATACATCAATTGTAACCAACTTGATAAAGAGCTTTAGAGGTGGGAAATTACCAAAGAGGACATAATAAAAGTACTTTGTATTTCAAAACTATATGGCATAATAAGTGCCAGTAAAGTGTTGCAATTTAGTTAATGTACAAGCCCAACGGCCTCTAGGCTCACTGTATTTTACTTATCTTGAACTCATATTACTTTTAATACACACATTCGTATACATCACTCATATACTTCACTCCTATGCCCATTTAATTGCTTATATTAAGTAGTCCCTTGTATAGTTTTGACTATCAATATGCATAGAACAACTTCTCAATACAGGTACGGGTACGACATGGCAAAACGagcaatttttggaaaattataacACGAAATGGTAGGTATGACACATATACGGCACTCCAAATGAAGTGTATATGCTTGCTATGAATTGAATTATTCTAATAAAtaattgatgtcttttttttttttttccttttatattgtcTTTGTCTCCAATGTTTTCAAAAGTAGaacttcaatttcttttattacttttattgttttccaaaaactaaataatgaaTCAAgatccttataaaaaaaaatgttatgtcacCTTACATAAAGTAAATTagtttactttatttttattttttatgtatggATAAAGTCCTATATTTTAAGAtcacttttttcactttttaacaataaacccaccaccaaaagacgcaataaaaagaaaaacaataaatcaAGACACACAAAAACCTTTTATCGTAATTTATGCTTAATATAAATAGTGTTAGCgaagaacacatgcaaaagcaAGGTTGCACGGCCATCACAAATTATTGCCATAAAAATTTGTAGGGtgacaaaagaaataaaatctcTCTCTAGCATTGGTTATAGAGACACATTAATTGTAGtaacacaatttttatatttttaaaaatcattattttagaatgaaattaaataaataaaaaatgcaatacCCAATATcattaatgattttattttattttttaaaattttgaactagaaaaagaagtaataaataaaaaaactgtcttttttattaaaataaaaagtaattttttattataaaaaaaaagtaacaactAGGtgctaaaatattaaatattcaaaaaaaaaaaaaagtacatgcaGCGAAAATTAATGAGGCAGAGAATTAAAtttcaacataaaaaaaatgaagaagaaagaagtataATAAGTAATTATAAGGCCTTAAGTTAAtggcatatatatatgaatgaagaatatatatatatatatgtaccgCAACAGTGAGGCCTCGAAAGACGTCGAGGGAAGCGACACGCTTTGGTTTCTGGGGCTTTTGCTCCGATATATCGGATTCCGATACAGTAACTGGGAGCTGCTTCTGGTGATGAGTCGTAGTAGTATCGGCTTTGATTTCTGCcattttcagagagagagagagagagagagtgtgtgtgtgtgtgtgttttttttttttgagttctgAACTCAACTGTGAATAATGTTTAGCTCTCAATAACTCTgtctttttgttgaaattgaagtTGTTTTGTTGCTTCTAAGTGGAGTAGTACACTATCCCATAATCCCCCAACAGAAATGGCCATTGGTCAAACAAACCAGCAAAGTGTGACCAAAGATtcatatgatatgatatgatatgtcCCACgtatctttctttcttaattattgttattgtcttattctaaatatatatactaattattttcttaattattgtGTAATATTTTGGAATAATAATCATACATACGTGGAAGATAATGACAATATTTTTGTGTAAGATGCGAAGAAGTTGGTGATTTCACAGTATTTGTAATAGGACTGTTAGTTGGATTAATAGCTTAATAAGATAGCAATAAAGTTAGGATTTGTCTACCACCTCACGATTGGACCTATCTACCGCAATTcgtaattttaaatttgttttaatggTTCACATCTGATGTGGTAAGTAAATTAAGAgtattgtgaatttttgttgtgaccGTAAAAAGACGAATAGAATAGATTCTATAAATGAGTAGATGACTAATCGGTCTTGTTTAAGGGCATGCATTCgcctactatttttttcttcatatttgaccttattttgtaaaaacatatataaaaacattatttaacGGAAGGTTATATACACTCTAATTTGTTCCATTAATGCATTCATCAACAAAAGTCATTACTTATTTGGTTCTTCATTTAGTTGACAATTCAATTTGATTCCTTGAATATTAATTGTGCCAATATTGTCGTATTGTAACTTTCAAAATCCAGTTAATTCAactattcttttattattattttaaaattaacacAATTATTTGACAATAGTGTTGGTGAAAATAGTTGTAAAGTGTGTTTTCAATATGTACTCTATTTGCAAgataattatttcaaaattctaattgagagaaaagaaaaagtttagctCCAAATTGGTTTGATGTTATCTTCTTTCAACTTATTTGTAGCAATTAAAGAGataatttatgtataattttagtcACGTGACTTTTTTAGTGAGTAATGTGACTTGtataaataatacacataatagttttataaatta comes from Castanea sativa cultivar Marrone di Chiusa Pesio chromosome 3, ASM4071231v1 and encodes:
- the LOC142627198 gene encoding uncharacterized protein LOC142627198; its protein translation is MAEIKADTTTTHHQKQLPVTVSESDISEQKPQKPKRVASLDVFRGLTVALMILVDDAGGEWPMIGHAPWNGCNLADFVMPFFLFIVGMAIALSLKRIPNRLLAIKKVLLRTLKLLFWGLLLQGGYSHAPDKLTYGVDMKKIRWCGILQRIALAYLVVALVEIFSRGAQANDLASNWFSVFKLYFWHWLMGASVLVIYLSAIYGTYVPDWHFTVQSNNGTVQLTVACGMRGKLDPPCNAVGYVDRKVLGLNHMYPHPAWKRAKACTENSPYEGPFRNGAPSWCYAPFEPEGILSSISAILSTIIGVHFGHVLVHFKGHPARLKHWVLMGFALLISGIILHFTHAIPLNKQLYTFSYVCVTSGAAALVFSALYVMVDILGLRYLFLPLEWIGMNAMLVYVMAAEGIFAGFINGWYYDDPHNTLVYWIQKHIFVGVWHSKRVGILLYVIFAEILFWGIISGILHLLGIYWKL